The following proteins come from a genomic window of Doryrhamphus excisus isolate RoL2022-K1 chromosome 12, RoL_Dexc_1.0, whole genome shotgun sequence:
- the aktip gene encoding AKT-interacting protein — protein sequence MNPFWSMSANTSRKRPDSEDQGGHGEQKTSPPRQPFGKKQLPAIPKNAAAVTKPTGMGSPAHSANSQHVPYGPFYLEYSLLAEFTLVIKQKLPGIYVQPSYKSALMWFGVIFIRHGLYQDGVFKFTVYIPDNYPDGDCPKLVFDMPVFHPLVDPVSGELDVKRAFTKWRRNHNHIWQVLMYARTIFYKIHTTEPLNPEAAVLYEKDVQLFKSKVVDSVKLCNSRLFDQPKIDDPYAISFSPWNPAVHEEAKERMFTYKRRPEDHHKGTQGTGLSWVKPGSTQPFSKDDSPPS from the exons ATGAACCCCTTCTGGAGCATGTCTGCCAATACGAGTCGTAAG AGACCTGACAGCGAGGACCAGGGCGGACACGGGGAGCAGAAAACCAGCCCGCCCCGGCAGCCCTTCGGCAAGAAGCAGCTTCCAGCCATCCCCAAGAATGCAGCCGCCGTCACTAAGCCCACAGGCATGGGCAGCCCGGCCCACTCAGCCAACAGCCAGCATGTGCCCTACGGACCGTTTTACTTGGAGTACTCCCTGCTGGCTGAGTT CACACTCGTGATTAAGCAGAAACTGCCTGGAATTTATGTGCAGCCGTCTTACAAGTCAGCGCTGA TGTGGTTTGGAGTCATATTCATCAGGCATGGCTTGTACCAAGATGGAGTCTTTAAATTCACTGTGTACATCCCAGATAACTATCCAGACGGCGATTGTCCA AAATTAGTGTTTGACATGCCAGTCTTCCACCCGCTCGTCGACCCCGTTTCTGGAGAACTTGATGTCAAAAGAGCTTTCACCAAATGGAG ACGGAATCACAACCACATCTGGCAAGTCCTCATGTATGCACgtacaattttctacaagatcCACACCACAGAACCCCTCAACCCAGAAGCTGCTGTCCT CTATGAGAAGGACGTGCAGTTGTTCAAGAGCAAAGTGGTGGACAGCGTGAAACTATGCAACAGTCGTCTGTTTGACCAGCCCAAGATAGACGATCCCTACGCAATAAG CTTTTCTCCATGGAATCCAGCTGTTCACGAGGAAGCAAAAGAACGAATGTTCACATACAAA AGACGACCCGAGGATCACCACAAGGGAACGCAGGGCACAGGCCTGTCCTGGGTCAAACCGGGATCGACGCAGCCCTTCAGCAAAGACGACAGCCCCCCCTCGTAG